One Syntrophorhabdaceae bacterium DNA window includes the following coding sequences:
- a CDS encoding HD domain-containing protein has product MNKETFVKDITQDHARINDYFIVIKKGIYSTRNNKKFIGLSLRDRTGSIEAKIWDERVDRLKTRFEENDLVYVESRVESYQGKLQLIVENVEKEETLLPELIREFFPVSERSDTELRKNYEGLVKEIRDPHIQSLFDALNRREDILKRFFLFPASIGVHHTYIGGLIEHSLSVAEMGRKIVDRVGGDVDLVTAGCLLHDIGKIEEMTIRGGFKYSDRGRLLGHITLGVMIFEELIKDIPGFPDTIADILSHIIISHHGVEEWGSPRKPMCIEAIVVHYLDNLDAKVMGVKEHMKENMEDEKWTEYHRLYESKFYKTPDNG; this is encoded by the coding sequence ATGAACAAAGAGACCTTTGTCAAAGACATTACTCAGGACCATGCGAGGATCAATGATTATTTCATTGTCATTAAAAAGGGTATTTACTCCACCAGGAACAACAAGAAATTTATCGGTCTGAGCTTGCGGGACAGGACCGGCTCGATCGAAGCAAAGATCTGGGATGAAAGGGTCGATCGCTTAAAAACCCGCTTTGAAGAAAACGACCTCGTTTATGTGGAGTCAAGGGTAGAATCCTATCAGGGCAAACTGCAGTTAATAGTAGAAAATGTAGAGAAAGAAGAGACCTTGCTGCCGGAACTTATCCGGGAGTTTTTTCCTGTCAGTGAGCGTTCTGATACTGAGTTGCGCAAAAACTATGAGGGTCTTGTAAAAGAGATCCGTGACCCTCATATACAATCCCTCTTTGATGCGCTCAACAGGAGGGAAGACATATTAAAAAGATTCTTTCTCTTCCCCGCATCGATCGGTGTTCATCATACATATATCGGGGGGCTTATTGAACATTCTCTATCAGTGGCTGAGATGGGCAGGAAGATCGTTGATCGTGTCGGGGGAGATGTTGATCTGGTTACAGCAGGGTGTCTGCTCCACGATATCGGCAAGATCGAAGAGATGACGATCAGGGGTGGTTTTAAATATTCAGACAGAGGAAGGCTCCTCGGGCATATTACCCTCGGTGTCATGATATTCGAGGAACTGATCAAGGACATCCCCGGCTTTCCCGATACTATCGCCGATATCCTTTCCCATATCATTATAAGCCATCACGGGGTTGAGGAATGGGGCTCTCCCAGGAAACCTATGTGCATTGAGGCTATTGTGGTACATTATCTGGACAACCTCGACGCGAAGGTCATGGGTGTAAAGGAACATATGAAAGAAAACATGGAAGACGAGAAATGGACGGAATACCACCGGCTCTACGAATCAAAGTTTTATAAAACACCGGACAATGGATGA